One Marmota flaviventris isolate mMarFla1 chromosome 16, mMarFla1.hap1, whole genome shotgun sequence DNA segment encodes these proteins:
- the Rpl17 gene encoding large ribosomal subunit protein uL22, producing the protein MVRYSLDPENPTKSCKSRGSNLRVHFKNTRETAQAIKGMHIRKATKYLKDVTLKKQCVPFRRYNGGVGRCAQAKQWGWTQGRWPKKSAEFLLHMLKNAESNAELKGLDVDSLVIEHIQVNKAPKMRRRTYRAHGRINPYMSSPCHIEMILTEKEQIVPKPEEEVAQKKKISQKKLKKQKLMARE; encoded by the exons ATGGTCCGCTACTCTCTTGACCCGGAAAACCCCACAAAAT cATGCAAATCAAGAGGCTCAAATCTTCGTGTTCACTTTAAG AACACCCGTGAAACTGCGCAAGCCATCAAGGGTATGCATATCCGAAAAGCCACCAAGTACCTGAAAGATGTCACATTAAAGAAGCAATGCGTGCCATTCCGGCGTTACAATGGTGGAGTTGGGAGGTGTGCCCAG GCCAAACAGTGGGGCTGGACACAGGGCCGGTGGCCCAAAAAGAGTGCTGAATTTTTGCTGCACATGCTTAAAAATGCAGAGAGTAATGCTGAACTTAAG GGTTTAGATGTAGATTCTCTGGTCATTGAACATATCCAGGTCAACAAAGCACCCAAGATGCGTCGTCGTACTTACAGAGCTCATGGTCGGATTAACCCATACATGAGTTCCCCCTGCCACATTGAGATGATCCTCACTGAAAAGGAACAAATTGTTCCTAAACCAGAAGAGGAGGTTGCACAGAAGAAAAAG aTATCCCAGAAGAagctaaagaaacaaaaacttatgGCACGggaataa